Part of the Debaryomyces hansenii CBS767 chromosome C complete sequence genome is shown below.
GCGATGATCGTCATtttaaagatattgatagATTAATTGCAACCTTGATTGAAAGTAAATCATTTGGTTATGTTACTTCGAACGGTGATTATAAATATGCCAATTAGAACTGGAAGCATCCTTTTACTGAATCTTTTTTTCCTGCTTAATTGCTATATCTCTATTTTTCTTActcatcattatctttagaGTATTTGCATATATAACTTTTGAATAGGTCTACACTATCTCTATTCTGTATATTACAATTTAATTGCATGAATCTATAGTTTATCTCAAACCTAGTAATTTTGTTCGCTGCGAAAATTTGttccaaaatatatataacgATGTCAAAATTCATCACCTAAGAAAGCATAAACATACACACAATGTTACAGGCTTCGAGGATATACTTTAGCAGCAGGCTATCACATTCATGTGTACGCTTAAATTATATACCTAAAAGGACATATGCTGACTTTCTTAAAGATTTACCTAAAGTTGGTGGAGgaatttcaagaatttcaaagaaaacCCAAAAGCCTAATGGACCTACAAACAAGAATACAGAGACAAATTCGAaaccaaatcaaaatcaaaacatACCCAAGGGAAATAGATTTGCTCAGCAATATTCACAGCCgaagaaaaagaatgatttgaatagCAAGCCTAAAAATCAGAATCGCTTTACCAAAGAAGAGAAGGTTGAACTTGACAGAACCCAACAATACAATATGGCCAAAAAGGCATTGAAAGAGAAGGAGAAGAACCAAGCACAAAGTAAACAACAGACAAATAAGACACCTAGTCCAAAACCACGACAACAAAAACCTACCAAAAAAGCAGAAacaaaagttgaaaatattaagaTCCAGGTTCCAACTTTTATTACTGTTTCTAATCTTTCCACTATCATGGGTGTCCctttgaatgatttattaaaaaaattagaaatactAGGATTCGAAGGAATGACCCATAACTATATTttagataaagaaaatgcttCATTGATTGCTGATGAATACGGATTTGAAGTTACTATGAATGATGATACGGGTGCTGATTTATTTCCGTCCCCAGAATGTGAAGACGAGAGTAAGCTTAGGCCAAGGGCCCCTGTTGTCACCATTATGGGACATGTGGATCACGGTAAGACTACAATCTTGGATTACTTAAGAAAATCGTCGGTCGTTGCCCAAGAACATGGTGGTATTACTCAACACATTGGTGCTTTTTCAGTAATAACTCCAATTTCCAAGCAAAAGATTACCTTTTTGGATACACCAGGGCATGCAGcatttttaaaaatgaGAGAAAGAGGTGCAATAATTACAGATATTGTTATTTTAGTAGTTGCTGCTGATGATTCAGTAATGCCGCAAACTATTGAAGCAATCAAACACGCGAAAAAGTCTGGTGTTCCAATGATTGTTGCCATTAATAAGTGTGATAAGCCAGGTGTTAAGACCGATAGGGTTTTAGCAGATTTATCCAGACATggaattgatattgaagaatatggtGGAGATACACAGACCGTTCAAGTTTCTGGTAAAACAGGTTTGAATATGGATAAGTTGGAAGAAGCCGTCATTACATTACGTGAAATGAGTGATTTTAGATCTGAAATTAGTAATATACCTTCCGAAGGTTGGGTTATTGAATCAGAAATAGCTAAAGGTATGGGTAATATCTCAACCGTCTTGGTTCGTAGAGGTACTGTCAAAGTCGGTAGTTATTTAGTCGCTGGCAACACTTATTGCAAAGTAAGAGGTAtgaaagatgaaaatggaAAGACAGTTAAAACTGCCGGTCCTTCTACACCAGTTCAAATATGGGGCTGGAAGGATTTACCTCAATCGGGGGACCAAATCTTGGAAGCCAAGAATGAACTGATTGCCAAAAAAGTTTGTGAAAACAGAATAAACCGTGAAAAGCAAATTAAAGCAGCTGGAGATATTGAAACGATCAATAAGAAAAGGCAGGCcgaaatcaaagaattagCAAGACAAGAAAAGatcaatgaattgaaattggctggatttgatgaaaaaacTCTAAAGAGTGAGTTCGAATCTGAACCTGAATGCATTAAagtcaaatatatcattaagTCCGATGTTTTTGGATCAGCGGAAGCAATTAAAGGAAGTATAGATGGTTTAGGTAATGAGGAAGTAAAATCTGTAGTTATCTTACATGAAGCTGGAATGCCATCTGATTCGGATGTTGACAGGGCCAAAGCGCTCGATGCAAAAATTTTGTGCTTCAACGTGAAAATTCCTAAAGCAATACAGGCAAAAGCTGACAAAAGCCTTGTCGATGTAAAGGAATATAACATCATTTACCGATTAATTGAAGACGTTACGAATGAATTAACCTCCCACTTGAAACCTCACATTGAGACTAAAATCCTAGGTGAGGTCGAAATCAAAGATGTGTTTTCCATCACTTCTAAGACCAAGCTGAAGTTCAAAATCGCGGGTTGTAAAGTTAATACCGGTAACATAAAAAGGTCATCCAAGATAAAGGTTCTAAGAGGAAAGAATGAGATGTTTAATGGTTCTCTCTCGTCACTTAAACATGTTAAGGATGATATTTCTGAGGCCAAGAGAGGTAATGAATGTGGGATTTCATTTGATAACTGGGATAAATTCCAAGCTGGAGACATAATTCAAGTTTATGAAGAAATCGTACACCCAAGATATTTGTAAATAGTATAGACTATTGTATATAGGTAAATGAATAGCTAGAAATTCATTGTACACGTGATCCTTACAATAgaaccaattttttttcagaaTGAGCTTCAAGAAGCCTAACAAGGTCTATTGAAGCTATCATCAAGCCATTATTAGTATATACAAGATGTCTTCACATGACGAATATTCCTCAGATGAGGAAGATATAATTGACGAAAAGCAAACTTCACAAGTGTACTTGGGATTCGTAGATGCtccaatattatcaaaCGAAAAAGACCCAGAGGATAACGATGAGCCTACTATAGAAGATACATTCATCGGAGGTAAGCCAGTGTGGTTGCATCCAGACTCGCAACCACAAGATTCACAAATTAAGTGTGATAGCTGTGGTGGTAAAATGGCTTTATTATCTCAGGTATTTGCACCCTTTGAAGGCAAATCATACGACAGAGTCCTCTACATATTCGGGTGTCCTAAAACATCCCAGTGTTCCAAGAAGAAGGGCTCCATTAAATGTATAAGAGGTATTTCTAAGGATCCAATCAAAATGGCTCAAATAGAAGCTGAATCTGAAGAAGCTGCCAGAAaggaatttgatgaaaaattgcGT
Proteins encoded:
- a CDS encoding DEHA2C03234p (similar to uniprot|P25038 Saccharomyces cerevisiae YOL023W IFM1 Mitochondrial translation initiation factor 2), encoding MLQASRIYFSSRLSHSCVRLNYIPKRTYADFLKDLPKVGGGISRISKKTQKPNGPTNKNTETNSKPNQNQNIPKGNRFAQQYSQPKKKNDLNSKPKNQNRFTKEEKVELDRTQQYNMAKKALKEKEKNQAQSKQQTNKTPSPKPRQQKPTKKAETKVENIKIQVPTFITVSNLSTIMGVPLNDLLKKLEILGFEGMTHNYILDKENASLIADEYGFEVTMNDDTGADLFPSPECEDESKLRPRAPVVTIMGHVDHGKTTILDYLRKSSVVAQEHGGITQHIGAFSVITPISKQKITFLDTPGHAAFLKMRERGAIITDIVILVVAADDSVMPQTIEAIKHAKKSGVPMIVAINKCDKPGVKTDRVLADLSRHGIDIEEYGGDTQTVQVSGKTGLNMDKLEEAVITLREMSDFRSEISNIPSEGWVIESEIAKGMGNISTVLVRRGTVKVGSYLVAGNTYCKVRGMKDENGKTVKTAGPSTPVQIWGWKDLPQSGDQILEAKNESIAKKVCENRINREKQIKAAGDIETINKKRQAEIKELARQEKINELKLAGFDEKTLKSEFESEPECIKVKYIIKSDVFGSAEAIKGSIDGLGNEEVKSVVILHEAGMPSDSDVDRAKALDAKILCFNVKIPKAIQAKADKSLVDVKEYNIIYRLIEDVTNELTSHLKPHIETKILGEVEIKDVFSITSKTKSKFKIAGCKVNTGNIKRSSKIKVLRGKNEMFNGSLSSLKHVKDDISEAKRGNECGISFDNWDKFQAGDIIQVYEEIVHPRYL